A single Lathamus discolor isolate bLatDis1 chromosome 16, bLatDis1.hap1, whole genome shotgun sequence DNA region contains:
- the LOC136022815 gene encoding transcription factor HES-5-like: MLLLLCCPSPGLAVECGKHHQARDPQTLEEVVQYKYQAEPASSHTLLLDFHFETVPPFPGQMAPSTVFMEPDNLLTSKEKNKLRKPVVEKMRRDRINSSIEQLKLLLEKEFQRHQPNSKLEKADILEMAVSYLKQQSQLQVKAAGPFHKSSQFDFREGYSRCLQEAFHFLSLHKVRTETQTKLLSHFQKSHSAATEVTFSPRNPSTLKPASPKDASTLWRPW; encoded by the exons ATGCTTCTCCTATTGTGCTGCCCGTCTCCCGGATTGGCTGTGGAGTGTGGGAAACACCACCAAGCCAGAGACCCACAGACTCTTGAAGAGGTTGTACAGTATAAATACCAGGCAGAGCCAGCCTCCAGCCACACGCTTCTCCTGGACTTCCACTTTGAGACCGTCCCTCCTTTCCCAGGACAGATGGCTCCCAGCACTGTTTTCATGGAACCTGACAACCTGCTGACAtcgaaggagaaaaacaaa CTGAGGAAGCCGGTGGTGGAGAAAATGCGTCGTGACCGGATTAACAGCAGCATTGAGCAGctgaaactgctgctggagaaggagTTCCAGAGACACCAGCCCAACTCCAAGCTGGAGAAAGCCGACATCCTGGAGATGGCTGTCAGCTACCtgaagcagcagagccagctgcAGGTGAAAG CTGCAGGACCCTTCCATAAGAGCTCTCAGTTTGACTTCAGAGAGGGCTATTCCAGGTGTTTGCAAGaagctttccatttcctctctcTTCACAAAGTCCGAACTGAAACACAGACCAAACTTTTAAGCCACTTCCAGAAGAGCCATTCGGCTGCCACGGAGGTCACCTTTTCCCCCCGGAACCCCAGCACCCTGAAGCCAGCATCTCCAAAAGATGCCAGCACCCTCTGGAGGCCCTGGTAG